AGGAAGCTGATTTAGTTAGAAACAGAACCAAATTAGATGAAAAATTCAACCTTTTTATATGCTAAACACGAATTGGGAAGTAGTGaatcaaaaacccaaaacccaatttCGCCCTAAACCCAtaaaaagcaaatcaaagaAACGAATCCGGAAACAGAGTGAGATTTAAGAGAAAAGAGGAACCTGGGAGAGAGCAGATTCATCGGAGAAGTAGGGAAGAAACAGATCGACGACGCCCCAGTCTTTTCCGACAGACGAAGCCGGATCGTAGCCGGAGGACAGAGCATTTGCGAAGGAGAATCGTACAGCTCCTAGAGGGTTCGTCAGACAATCGTACGCTGGTCCTCCCATATCTCTCTGAATCGGTGAGTGAGGGATTACAGAAGAAAAATCGAGTCTTTTTTGCTCAGAGGGCGGCAATGCGAAGTCTATTATTAGTTGAGCCTTTCCCGCCATATCTGTTAGGTTTTTCCCGCCATGATCCATGCCCATTCTCCAACCCCCAACGCACCGTTTTGTAACCCCTCCCTCTCTATACGCTGTCGTTTTGTGTGCTGTTGGTGAGGagcttatttatttataagataaGAGAGACAATGGATAATGTATAATACTAATACTGAAAATTTTGACCGTCTTGGTCTTTAGATTTGACAAAAGTCACAAACACAGAGATGGATCTAATAGAAAGACCGAAGCTAACGTCACGAATTTACAACAGAGGAAttaggttttatatatatttatggattTTTTAAGTAGTTCAGACAACATAAACCATGCCGACTTCTAAAAGAGAAACGGGCGGGACCTTAAGCGCCACGTCAGGTCCTCTACAGTTCCTGCTCAAGAAAttataaccgaaattaaccgcCAGTCTCTTCATCACCGATGACCCTTGTTTCGCTTTCACATGTGAGTGTCCCAATATAAACGCTGTCCCGGCTTCTTGCGCCGCCAACAGATCCCTCAGCTCGCTTCTCAGCTCTGCATCTGCTTCTGCAGACGCTGACGATCCTTCGTCCTCGTAACTGTCTTCTGGTAAAGCAAATCTCACCCGTCTTATAGTGGTGGTTGGCACTGCTTCGGCCATTTCTATTACGTCTTCCATGCTTTCCACTGTTGAGAATCCTATCGAGACGCTCTCTGGTTGGAGATTGTCTTCTATCTCGTAAGCCACGGTTCCGATCACTGCTAGTCTTGACTCGCTTGAGGATTCGTTGGACTGGACTGACCGGGCGGTGTCGGCATCTTGATGTTGTGTTCTTTTGTGCCAGTCGTAACGGATGAAGTCCGCAAGCTTGCTCACCAGCTCTGTTTCGAATGAGTCCACGTCTTGATGGACGTCTCGGTATCCGTACCGCACGATGCAGCGGTAAGAGCGGTGGTCAACTGGACCTACTCGGCCCACGAGGTATCTCTCAGCAGGTGGAACGAATGGGACTGGGACAGATTTCACACAGACAAAGACGAGGACACGGTGGAAAGCCGGGAGGTTGGTAACAAACCGGGAGAAATTGGCGGGGATTCCAGAGGTTAGGTCCGTAAAGACTAAACCGATACCTGGAACTCGGGTGATTCCAAGGCTTGGACCTAATGCAAGAAGCCAGTCAAGCGAGACTTTGTTCTGGAGATCAAACTCGTATTTCTTGATGGTTGTGTAATGCCAAACGAACATGATAATCATGAAGAATAAGGATAAGAGGATTGGAAGCCAAGCGCCTTCACGGAATTTGGTAAGTGAGGCTGAGAAGTAGAGAAGCTCTATTGATCCGAAAAAGAGAAGGAAGGCGAGGGCTAGTATCGGAGGCTTGTGCCAGCAAAGAACAATGACCAATGAGGTAAGACACGTCGTCACTAGCATAACCGCCATTACAGCCAAACCTGAAACCAACCACAAaggaacaaaaatataatctcaAAGTCAAAGAATCCAAAAATTTTGAGCTGATGAAAGAATCTCCTCATACCTGATGCATTTCCCAGGTGTTTCACATCTCTAAACCCGATAGTAACAGCAATGCAGAGAATCATTAGCATCCAGTTTATCTCCGGTATGTAAATCTGACCATGAATCTTATCGGAGGTGTGGATAACTTTGACTCGAGGGAAGCATCCAAGAGACTGGCTTTGGTTTATAATTGAGAAAGTCCCGCTGATGATCGCTTGGCTTCCCACAACAGAAGCAAGAATAGCTACCGCAAGCACAGGCCAGTGCAAACATTCTATTCAAAACCAAggattaaaataaacaaaagttcaGATTATGGTTTCAATGGTCAACACCAGATAAATTTTCAAGTTCTTCAAGTAAGGAAAACTACTGACCTGGCACAGAGACGTAAAAGCCAATTGCATGAGCAGAATGGTGATGCCGGGATAAGTAAGCAGCTTGCCCCATGTATGCTAATATAAGAGCCGGATAAACGAGGAAGGTAAACGCAATCTACagcaaataaaacaaagaattgTTGAAATCCGTGGGGATGTAACAACAAATAAAGCATCCAAGCTAATTAGAAACATGCCTGAATTGCTGCGTAATTGAAGTGACCAAGATCAGCAAACATGGCCTCAGCACCTAAAACAAAAGACTTAAAGAGTTAGATTACTGACATCTTTATGGCGACGTTAACAATGTTGATTCCTTATAACTCACCAGTTATGCAGAGCAAGATTCCGCCTAGAGACATCCATCCACTTACTTTAGTCTTTCTCAAGAACATGAACATGTATGTAGGAGAAAGAGCTTTGTATATATGAGGATTCCACTGTATTATATTGTACAAGCCAATACCGCTAATGCAGAGCAACCAAGTCAGGACAATAGGCGCAAAAACAAACCCAACACGATGTGTCCCAAAATGCTGTAGCGAGAAAAGGCAGACTAATATGAAGCATGTAATAGGAATCACAGCATCTGCACGTTTTGATCAACAAAAGGGAGCCATCATTCATCAGAACTCAAGCAGCAAAAACTAACATTAAACCAGTCTTCTTTGTGTACTTACACTGGTGATGTTCTTTAGACATATTCAGCTCAAGACCTGACACTGCAGAGAAAACTACacacaacaagaagaaaagattagAAAACTCTTTAAACCAGCACTTAGACACTGAGATATCATCTACACACAGAGAAAGCAAAAATACCGGAGATAGCTGGAGTGAGAAGTCCATCTCCAATAACCATACAAGTcccaagaagaacaagaagcagCAAAGCAGTGTGTAACCACTTGTGCTTTTCCAGATATCTTTTAACACACGAATCATGGTTCTTCTCCGGTGGATGTTCAAGCTTATAAGTGGACAGTGCCTCATCAGAAACTTGTCGGTTAGGGAGGAGGCTAACTTTGACATGACGGCAGATCAATGAGTACAAAGCAAAAGTTCCACCTGAGAAATTTGCAACATAACTACATAAGCaaacaaattttcagtttttatcCCATTCTGGTCTGAGTGGTCTTCCTACTCACCTTCTCCGTTATCATCAGCTCGGAGGACAATGAAGACATACTTAAGCAAAGGAACCAAAGTAAGAGtccagaaaacaaaagacataacACCGTAGATCTCTTCATTGGTCTCAGAATGTTGAATGTCTTCAGCAAAAGTGCTCTTAAAAACATAAAGCGGAGAGATACTCAAGTCACCATAGACAACACCAAGACTCTGATAAGCAAGAAGCAAAACCGACCTCCATGATTCCTTCTGCAATAATTACATCAATTCCAATCTTCAAAAAAGCTCCAAAATTGaacaaatctaattaaaaaaaaaaacaaaacaaaaaaggaacaaaCCTTAGCAGAACGAGAACCACAGCATTTCCCGAGATTGAGATCCATGGTTTTGAACTCTAAACCTTCAGAAACCACCTAACAagctacaagaagaagaacctggagaaaggaaataaaaaagaagatagatttataaatctaactcaagctaaaaaaaaaaaaaaaaaaaaNGAGAGAAATTGGGTAAAAATTTGGCAGAAGCAAATGAAAAGTCATGTCGAAAACAGTGAAACAATAAATACGACAACTCAACATTGTTTCCCAAAttaagcagagaagaagaaaaacaaagtagGCCACATTCACGCACATGCCATTCATTCACGCCATTATATAGAGATATAAAAACCCAGATCAAATAGAGAAGAACCCTAGAAAGTAGAGAGTGCCCAACCCACCAGGATAAGATTTTTCAAAATagagaagaaaaggaattgACTTGCAAAAGtgttaagcttttttttttttagccatAAATGGAGATTTCTCAATTATTAGCTAGCTTTTCTTACcttcttttaattgtttgccCATATTGTGTCACACACAAGGCCAACTGTGTTTTATTTATGGGTATTTTACCCACttagaagaagagaattttataaatgtgaaaaaatttCTGGGTGGGTGAGTGGGGGTGACGTGAATCGAAAGAGATGATGATCTGCTTATCATTGAATTAAAGatagacgaagaagaagaagaagaagaagataagaagaaccCATAAGGCCATAGCCTCCACATACACATGCTGCTTtggctatacaaaaaaaaaaaaaaacgcaacctttcttttatttgatttctccttcttttttacAGGTGAAGAGACAGAAACACGTGAGTGCTCCTCCCCGACAGTTACATACTTttacatctttaaaaaaaaaaacaaaaaaatcttttacttACCAACAGAATTTGCGCCATTGATGGAGCTTTGTGTAGCATATATATACCTCACTCAGCCTCACAATCTGGTCATCGCCACCAGCAAAATAACGAAActgtttttttcctctttttctcttttcttcagtttttggttttttaatataacagcaacaagaaacataaacggctttttaaaaaaggtaaatatTGGTGGTAAGtggtaacaaaacaaaattttataaatatttgtttctataAATAGTCACtagtatttatttaaaataattaaattaccttttctattttttttataattaaattatctttAGATTTCTTTTACGTGATGGTAGATTCCCCATGTATGTATGTCAAGAATTTTTTTccctaattaaaaaaagacaaactaCTATAGATGAcatataataaatgaaaaaaaaatatcaggattttttataaatatatctatatatatatatatatatatttttacgttagaaaaaaaaaaatcaattatttaataatttttatatcataatTGTTTAcacaaatatacatataaaatttgaaGTGATTGATTGGtgctcttttttttctattcccTTCTTTtatgcttctttctctttcactcTTCTTTTAGGTGTCGTGGAACTTCATTTTCAACCTTTTTATACATTAGTATTATTTTGCTTGCTACTTGAAAGATGAAAGTGAGATTGTTATCTTTCTCGCCCACTTTAACATTATTGTAGttgaacaattataaaaaacCGGATCGGAATCAAATTCCAAAAATCGATTCAGCTTGCTCTTCACAACATAATCTTTATAAACTATAGTATAATTCAAAGCATCGAGTAGACTGGTCGGTGGATTCAATGCATGTATAAAAGAGACATGTTATCAAATCACTTAATATATTAAtactaatactatatatatgcatgcgcTACATGACGACAAAGACAAATCACACTTACATTTGATATTtcaaagtaaagaaaatgtattttatatgatttaaagATTCTATACGTGATTTGAGGAATGCGTGTCTTTTTCAGTTTGGTGTATGTACCAGTCAAATGTGAacgatatatttgttttctgctCTTGATATGAGTCTCTTTGGTCAACAAGATTTTGCTTTGAACAGTGGTTTAGGTGTCTATTTCAGTGAATAATAAGTTCGGCATGTTTTACGCCAGTTATTTTTTTGAttgccaaaaaacaaaacagatttcAGGATATGCTTGATTCTTAAAATAGAACTATCATTTATAGTGGGGACAAATAAATGTTGATCAAGTTTTAATGTTTGAAGATTAAGAAGTTCAAATCAAATTGAGCTTACACAAATTCCATTGTCGGACCACTTATTACTTATTAGGCCTTCTTAACCTATATAACCAATTGATGCATGATATATAGATGGTGAGTACAGTTTTCTTTGAAGataattgtgtttcttggtTGAAGATGGGATTGTGTGTTAACTCATTAACTTACGTATGCTAAATTGCTAATTCCGAATCCAGAAAGATAAATAAGGGCGTAAATTAGAACTTTCTTGAACGCCAATAAAAAATGCATGTACAGTATATGGTATGTTCATATCTACACCACACTAACATGTCCCATGTGCACGATAAATACCTTTTTAGGCTTTGTTAACGGCCATTAAGGCAAACTTTGTATAGTGTTCgttgttattataatttaaaattacaacAATTGCATTGGTGAATGGTCGAAGACTGTATAACCCGACAGAATGTTCCTTTTGTTACCAAACTGGCggaatgtttttgtgttttcttttatcatataatttttatttcttaatgtTTTAGGAAACATGaaactatataaacaaaacatacaagATTCTCAGGTATTAGTTAAATATCCcactaaaaaaatatcttatattttgattatggaccttgttttttatattatatattgtgGTTAgcttactttctttttttcttgtttataaaagaaaattactcTTTAGTTCTTAATAACATGTAACATTTTTACAACGGACAAATGCATATCTACATACATATGAAGCTAGCTTTTCCCATCAACACGAGGAAATGAGACAATTTAATAGTAAAAAAGGGAACGATTATTtttctgaacaaaaaaaaaaaaaagacagaatggaataaaatcaaaatatcaaaaatgaggaaaaagcaacgaaaagagtatatatagagaCCACCTctcttaggaaaaaaaaaggtatataaaCAACATGTGatgtatgtataaatatataacacaGAATGTGTATTTATTGGGTGTGTAAAAATATACCCATGACATGTATCAGTGGCCAATACCGGGGCTTGGGACATCACCTTGCCTTCTATAGATATCATCATAATCAGGCActggtggtgatggtgatgatgatcctTCATCATAATAGTCACTTGAATCATCAACTTCCAAGTTTGTAACCATCAACTTCCTGATCTTCACTTCCGAGAAGTCTCCGCCGTGAAATGCCTCCGGCTCCGATCTAGTAGTGGCTCTCATACTCACACTCAACCCAAGAATCGAAGGGATTCCGGAGATAAGTAAGAACGAGAGTAATAAAGCGTGAAACTTTATCTTCCTTGCTTCCATTATACTATATATCTTCAAAAAAACAATCGATTTAAATGGTGAAAATAAGagaattttttctttccttcttcgTTTCTTTAGGGTCAAGAAGAAATTGTAGTGTTGTTCTTTATAATAGagatcatacatatatatatatagatatatataaacaactatATAAGAAAAGAAGCATTGCATTATTAAATTTGGAGGGCCAACTTTGTTGAAATTGGCAAACAATGGTCATGATGGGTTTTATAACATGGCAACttcttacttttttcttttctttgatttctttatgttatcattttttttatcggAATGATCCATCATTGCATGCTTTGTTCTATGACAAGTCGTATAGCaggaaaaattaaataaatttttaaaatttggtgattaaaatcaaaatctaagtAATAAACTTTTCAAAAGATGCATTGACCACAAAGTTTATTGTTGGGGAAAACATTAGAGACGTTGGATTCTTTCTCATTTATCTCCTAAGTCctcctttgtttccttttacAAAAGAGGAGGATTAAAGACGTTATCACACTTTAAAAAGTTACAATAGATGCACacaattgattttggtttgtaaCCGTAATGAGATGGAATACTATAACTCCAAACCAAGTAGTGAGAGAAGGgtgatttaaaattatattaccgTCTGTTATCAAAGAGTAACGTAAACATCGGAGTCACGTGCTATCATTGGTCAGTGCCGACTGAAGAGGTAGGTCGAACAGCGGAAAACTCTTTTATAAAATTGTCccctattttttaaaatagaaagcATGGAGGTTCGAACCTCGTAAGTGTATTATAAATACTATACTTTGTATATAATTAGAagtgtttataataattaacaacGACACAACATTCTAGCACGTAAGAAGTGAATAATTGCGTTTGCTTATCTTGTAATGATCATGTCTCGCTTAGAAATGCATTATACAAGTTAATATAAACATGTTACTGATTGTCGAAAATAGACACGTATGTATCATTGGGATCCGATCCTAGTATCATTAGGGAAAGGCAACCATTAGCAATTGTGAAGCCATTTTACCAACTTAAAATAGTTTCAACAAATAAGATTAATCTATGTGTCACCGACTCACTTATCTATAATAGTTTCCTAACTTggtgtatatattatatatgccACTAACCCAAATTGTCGtcataattttacaaatttataattgatCTTGCTAAGATCTCTTTAATCAACCTAATTATTGCACATAACTATAAAACTTATCGGTAGATCTTGCCTAGAGGAACGCTCTATACAATACAGGAGAGATCTTATGAAGATGaaagtaataattaattttaggaTATACTATATGTGAGAGAGGTGAGTACGTGACGTAATGCTTTGGATGTATATCGTCATATTCATATACATAGGATATCTCAATATGGATAAGACTTAAGTGTCATAAAAAGATTTCAGGTTGGGCCCTTAACTccactaacaagtaacaacaacaacaacaacaacaacgacaacaacttCTCTATCAGTATGTATCAGTCATCAAACTAAAGTTGCTTCCGAGACAGCGTCATAGCAATGTAATAAacctcaagttttttttttaggattttcgaTTTACTCTAATTGACCAAAAGTACAACAACAATGATCATCAAGAATATGCAAAGAGCTAATATcagattctttgtttttctgttcAACGAATTAAGAGAGACCTCTCAATGAATTATGGGTCAACAGAATTACATTCCTAATGAGTCCTAAAATGAAACATCCATATGCTTCAACCTCCATTTAccaccattaaaaaaaaaaaactaaaaaaaaaactctttgtcATTGTTTGCTGTTGGTAGGTATGTGAAGTTATGATGAAAAGGGTTTTTACCTAAGAGACCAATTCAAGGATTCTGTTTGAACAGTTGAGCCTGGGATGCTGAGTTCACTGTGCTCGATTTGCTACTGAAACTACCATTGTAAGATTGTTGAGCCTGAGATGCTGAGTTCACTGTGCTCGGTTTGCTACTGAAACTACCATTGTAAGATTGTTGAGCCTGAGATGCTGAGTTCACTGTGCTCGTTTTGCTACTGAAACTACAATTGTAAGATTGTTGAGTCTGAGATGCTGAGTTCACTGTGCTCGGTTTGATACTGAGCCTACCATTGTAAGAGTGTTGAGTCTGAGCTGCTGAGTTCACTGTGCTCGGTTTGATACTGAGCCTACCATTGTAAGAGTGTTGAGTCTGAGCTGCTGAGTTCACTGTGCTCGGTTTGATACTGAGCCTACCATTGTAAGAGTGTTGAGTCTGAGCTGCTGAGTTCACTGTGCTCGGTTTGATACTGAGCCTACCATTGTAAGAGTGTTGAGTCTGAGCTGCTGAGTTCACTGTGCTCGGTTTGATACTGAGCCTACCATTGTAAGAGTGTTGAGTCTGAGCTGCTGAGTTCACTGTGCTCGGTTTGATACTGAGCCTACCATTGTAAGAGTGTTGAGTCTGAGCTGCTGAGTTCACTGTGCTCGGTTTGATACTGAGCCTACCATTGTAAGAGTGTTGAGTCTGAGCTGCTGAGTTCACTGTGCTCGGTTTGATACTGAGCCTACCATTGTAAGAGTGTTGAGTCTGAGCTGCTGAGTTCACTGTGCTCGGTTTGATACTGAGCCTACCATTGTAAGAGTGTTGAGTCTGAGCTGCTGAGTTCACTGTGCTCGGTTTGATACTGAGCCTACCATTGTAAGAGTGTTGAGTCTGAGCTGCTGAGTTCACTGTGCTCGGTTTGATACTGAGCCTACCATTGTAAGATTGTTGAGCCTGAGATGCTGAGTTCACTGTGCTTGGTGTGCTACTGAAACTATTAGTGCAAGATTGTTGAGTCTGATATGCTGCGTTCACTGTGCTTGGTGTAATACTGAGCCTATCAGTGTAAGATTGTTgactctgcaaaaaaaaaaaaaaaaaaccccgaTGGATCATACAATTGAGAAACAAATTCTTTTCTATAATAGGAATACAACTATACAAGTTAAAGAGTAAACGGTGAATGTACCATATCAGGAATGTAAGTGCCAGTTCCTCTTGATTTCTGCATGTTCTGCGTCGACGTTGAACCATCCGGATTCGTCCAATATAGAACATTCTTTTGATCGGTCACAGACCAACTGACAACGTCCCAAGAACTCGTTTCTTGACCCTGAGGGATCCAGCTATACTGAATCTCACCGTGAAACCACTTCCCGTATAAAAGACTTCTGAAGTATCCTTCAAAATCTCCTCTAAGATTAGATAATTCTGTTCTTCCAGTGCCAAAAGCGATGAGAGGTTCTGCTACGTCTTGTCTCTGTCCCTTACCGTTCCTATCCAATGTATTGCGAAAGAACTTCTCCAGTTTCCAACCCATGGTTTCTCCAGGTACTGAAAGTATATCTCTTAGCCTTTGAACTCCCAGAGTAAAAGCATGTCTTAGACGTGGGACATTTCCTAAACAAGATTGGACAAAAGATAGAAAACTATTACTTGAGAGACCAATCATGAGCTTCGTTTTGGTCTTGTGGCATTAGAAATCTCTGGTCAATAGGGTACCTTGTGACACACTACGTCCAAGGTTGTTACTGTGTTTCAGAGGATCCAGTATGTTGAAATGTTTTATAGGAAATATCTGCCTGTTGGCTTCGACAGCTTTAGTTTGAACCGAATATAACTCCACGCATTCTCTAAAGAACTTCTCATTTAGGACTACTTCATGATCTCCGGTTCCTGAAGGCACAAcaacaaatgattttatttttatttacaaatttaaggGAAACAGAAGAGAATCTCAGCGTCATTACCCGTAATATCTGGAAGAGATGATATCGGGACCGGACCAGTGACCGTGATGCAGTAATTTTCCCAATCAAATGATGCATAGTAATCCAAGAACTTGAACAGTACCTGTAGATGATAGATTTAACCTGTTAATATTGGAAGCATTTCTCAAATAAGcgcagattttttaaaaaatgcttACTGCTAAAGGGCCAGACAATGATGAATAAGAACTGTTGATGATGTACAAGACGAGTACTGCCAATGCATATGTTGAGATCAAACCAGTGTTGGCACCAAGAAGACGGCTTTCATAATAGCACCAGGCTTTAATCAAAATGATGCTACGTTTGAACAGATGGTCTCTTCCAAAATTTTGGTCAACCtaacaaagcaacaaaaatcaaagattttatcaaatcagttaAGGATAGGATAATGAAAGAAGTAACATAAGCCGAAGCTATTAAGTATTTACCTGCTCCAGAAAACATAAAGCGCATAATCCAGCCATTTGATTAAAAGAGATATCCACAGCAATGTTCTTGATATTGAATTTGATGACCTTGACCTTCCATCGAAAATGTCAAATGAGCGGCATAAGCATGAAAATAAGTTTTCTTGAAACATATAATTCGAAACAAAGAAGGAACCAAGCAAAAACCTGTGCTTGGATATACTGAACACCAGTTACTTGGAAATCGGATGCTCCCCCTTCAGCTCTAAGCATACTACACAATGCTTCAGCCAAGTCCTCCTCCGTATCTTGAGGAGTTAGGACTGTCAGATCAATATCTCCATCTGGGAGATAGGTTTTTAGTGGCACCGAACCAAATAAAAAGACCTGGTAAATACAAAACCGCATTAAAGCTACATTTTGATTAagttaaaagaagaaacagCCAGATAAACCATATGCAAGAAAACTAATAGTTCTGAATCTGAATCTAACCATACAGCAAGAAACTTAAGCATTTTAACGAAATAAAACGGGTCAAATCTTCTTACGCAACACCGCAACTAAACATCATTCTGATACAATATTCATAAGAAGTGGGACTGATATAAAcctcatcaaacaaaatatccACTAGACTAGAGCACCAAAGTTCTTACCTCAATTCCAAGGCGATCCTTGATAAGATTCTGGATATAAGCAATGATCTCATTCCTACTTCTGTCTGAAAGATAGATTGGTTGGATGACACATAGTATCTCCTGAACCCTTTCCTCAGCAATCATCCACAATTCTCCATCTATAGGCACTGTTGATAGCGAAAGggaggatgatgatgacgaggatgaagacgaagaagagactGGAAACCTCTCTTGAATAGCAGccatttgaacaaaaaaactcCAAACCAACTTCAGACTGATAATCACCCCCCAACGAGCTTACTTGTATGAGAGTGACAGATCAAAACATCTACAAAAGTACAAAccatagaaaaaaatgaaaaaaatcatgGCTTTATTATAACATTGAAATCAAAACACTCCTCAAAGGACAACAACTCCAAGCAAAAGGAATGAAGACAAAGTAGAAGTTGATtggtcacacacacacaaattgaATCACCAGAGAtcagagaaagaacaaaatcttAGACTGGATTTCTCAACTCCACCAATAAATGCTTCAAGAAAAATCTAGAGGGTAAATTACATTCTAGCTAAAGCAAtgacaagaaaatcaaaaacagagcaagtCAAACGGAATAGTAAATGCCATGTTAGGTAATCCCTACTGTCTTAGCTTCCTGAAAGCCAAACACACCCAACCAAAgaataaaaatcgaaactttaaaaATACCCAAAAGGAATTTGACATAAAAGATTCTGATCCTCTCGCTTTAACCCAGCTTCCACGGCAATGATtgcaccaaaaccaaaactaaagcTTTCGTAATCtcaatttcatcttcttcatcttttttcttctctaaaactctaatagaacaaacaaaaaaaaacaaccttgTCAACCtcgtaaatatataaatatatatatttagagttGTAAGTATCGGAAAAGTACCTATGCTTTTAGTCCAACTGTCAAAGGAGGTTCCTTTGAACAAATCCGTGATAAACCCCCACCCAAAGTGGCTTTAACTCATCCTCtgcaacataaaaaataaaacccaaaaatctcacaaactcaGATGATGAAGCCAAAACTGAACAAAAAAGATCAACACTTGTTGTCAATTCTAGGGTTATATGATTGTAAAGCACTAAGCATTTCGATTCCAAACCCAAAAGTGAAATTTC
The sequence above is drawn from the Camelina sativa cultivar DH55 chromosome 4, Cs, whole genome shotgun sequence genome and encodes:
- the LOC104782535 gene encoding potassium transporter 2-like, which encodes MDLNLGKCCGSRSAKKESWRSVLLLAYQSLGVVYGDLSISPLYVFKSTFAEDIQHSETNEEIYGVMSFVFWTLTLVPLLKYVFIVLRADDNGEGGTFALYSLICRHVKVSLLPNRQVSDEALSTYKLEHPPEKNHDSCVKRYLEKHKWLHTALLLLVLLGTCMVIGDGLLTPAISVFSAVSGLELNMSKEHHQYAVIPITCFILVCLFSLQHFGTHRVGFVFAPIVLTWLLCISGIGLYNIIQWNPHIYKALSPTYMFMFLRKTKVSGWMSLGGILLCITGAEAMFADLGHFNYAAIQIAFTFLVYPALILAYMGQAAYLSRHHHSAHAIGFYVSVPECLHWPVLAVAILASVVGSQAIISGTFSIINQSQSLGCFPRVKVIHTSDKIHGQIYIPEINWMLMILCIAVTIGFRDVKHLGNASGLAVMAVMLVTTCLTSLVIVLCWHKPPILALAFLLFFGSIELLYFSASLTKFREGAWLPILLSLFFMIIMFVWHYTTIKKYEFDLQNKVSLDWLLALGPSLGITRVPGIGLVFTDLTSGIPANFSRFVTNLPAFHRVLVFVCVKSVPVPFVPPAERYLVGRVGPVDHRSYRCIVRYGYRDVHQDVDSFETELVSKLADFIRYDWHKRTQHQDADTARSVQSNESSSESRLAVIGTVAYEIEDNLQPESVSIGFSTVESMEDVIEMAEAVPTTTIRRVRFALPEDSYEDEGSSASAEADAELRSELRDLLAAQEAGTAFILGHSHVKAKQGSSVMKRLAVNFGYNFLSRNCRGPDVALKVPPVSLLEVGMVYVV
- the LOC104782536 gene encoding uncharacterized protein LOC104782536, which produces MQCFFSYIVVYIYLYIYMYDLYYKEQHYNFFLTLKKRRRKEKILLFSPFKSIVFLKIYSIMEARKIKFHALLLSFLLISGIPSILGLSVSMRATTRSEPEAFHGGDFSEVKIRKLMVTNLEVDDSSDYYDEGSSSPSPPVPDYDDIYRRQGDVPSPGIGH
- the LOC104782538 gene encoding uncharacterized protein LOC104782538, producing MAAIQERFPVSSSSSSSSSSSSLSLSTVPIDGELWMIAEERVQEILCVIQPIYLSDRSRNEIIAYIQNLIKDRLGIEVFLFGSVPLKTYLPDGDIDLTVLTPQDTEEDLAEALCSMLRAEGGASDFQVTGVQYIQAQVKVIKFNIKNIAVDISFNQMAGLCALCFLEQVDQNFGRDHLFKRSIILIKAWCYYESRLLGANTGLISTYALAVLVLYIINSSYSSLSGPLAVLFKFLDYYASFDWENYCITVTGPVPISSLPDITGTGDHEVVLNEKFFRECVELYSVQTKAVEANRQIFPIKHFNILDPLKHSNNLGRSVSQGNVPRLRHAFTLGVQRLRDILSVPGETMGWKLEKFFRNTLDRNGKGQRQDVAEPLIAFGTGRTELSNLRGDFEGYFRSLLYGKWFHGEIQYSWIPQGQETSSWDVVSWSVTDQKNVLYWTNPDGSTSTQNMQKSRGTGTYIPDMSQQSYTDRLSITPSTVNAAYQTQQSCTNSFSSTPSTVNSASQAQQSYNGRLSIKPSTVNSAAQTQHSYNGRLSIKPSTVNSAAQTQHSYNGRLSIKPSTVNSAAQTQHSYNGRLSIKPSTVNSAAQTQHSYNGRLSIKPSTVNSAAQTQHSYNGRLSIKPSTVNSAAQTQHSYNGRLSIKPSTVNSAAQTQHSYNGRLSIKPSTVNSAAQTQHSYNGRLSIKPSTVNSAAQTQHSYNGRLSIKPSTVNSAAQTQHSYNGRLSIKPSTVNSASQTQQSYNCSFSSKTSTVNSASQAQQSYNGSFSSKPSTVNSASQAQQSYNGSFSSKSSTVNSASQAQLFKQNP